The Candidatus Methylacidiphilales bacterium DNA window AGCCGCTCGAATTTGCTCTATGAGCTGAAGAATTTTCGACAACCCCTCCAAAGCAAAATATTCGCATTGAATCGGCACAATCACACCATCAGCCGCGGCCAGCGCATTGGTCATTAAAATTCCCACCGAAGGCGGACAATCAATAAAGCAAAACCGAAAGCCTCCTACCTCCCGAAATTGGTGCAAGACCTCCCTCACACGAGTCAGATGATTAGGCAAACGCGCGATTTCAACCTCACTACCTGCCAAATCAATTTCAGCAGGGATCATCGCTAAATTCTCCG harbors:
- a CDS encoding ParA family protein; this translates as ENLAMIPAEIDLAGSEVEIARLPNHLTRVREVLHQFREVGGFRFCFIDCPPSVGILMTNALAAADGVIVPIQCEYFALEGLSKILQLIEQIRAATEQDNLRLEGILMTMFDARTRLSQQVVEDVNRYFPQQVFKTIIPRSIRLAEAPSHGKSIFSYDPNGVGARVYDQLAREFLERVEQRG